In [Mycobacterium] stephanolepidis, the genomic window TAGATCGGCATGAGGGAAATCAGGAAGCTCTCATGGAGATTTCAGTTAATACTCAGAATACCTGCGCCGGGTATGGGTATTGGGCAGATGTGCCTGGCTTTCAGAGTTGCGCAGAGCGTTCGGGCCCATGGGCGAGCAGCATCTCGACGAGCTGCTCGATCAACTCGTCCTCGCCGACTGCTACGTCCTGGTGCAGCCACGCCGCGACGGCCTGGCCCACGCCCCCGATGATGAAATGGGCCAGTACGGGCAGATTGCCCTGATCGTCCCGCCGGAACCAGTCGCGCAGGTGCTGGGCGAACAGCGAGACGAACATCGCGGTGGCTTCGAATCTCTTGCGGACCAGCACCGGGTTGACCTGGCTGGGGCTGTACAGCAGCTGTCCGATGCGCCGGTCGGCGTTGATGACGCGCACCACGCTGGTGATACCGGCTCGCACCTGCAGGCGGGGTGGTGCCGCGGCCACCTCGGCCTCGACGGTCGAAGCAAGCCCCTCAACTGCCCAATCGAAGATCGCGACGGCGAAGTCGTCCTTGTCGGCAAAGCTTTCGTAGAAATAACGTTGCGCCAGGCCAGAGCGCTGACAGACGGCGCGCAGGGTGAGGTCGCCGGGTCCGTCCGGGGCGCCGAGGATGTCCAACCCGACCTCCAGTAGCTGCCGTCGACGCCGGGCCAGGCGTTCGTCTGCAGGAAGGCCGCTGTAGGAGCGACCGGCGGGGGATGGCACCCGATCAGTCTTGCAGGAGCCGGTGTTGCCCGGGAATCGAACGGGCATTAATCTGAATGCGCTTGCATCCAGATTAATGCGATTCATCACCTTCACATCACCGACTCGACGCAACGGAGTGCACATGGACCTGGCCTTCTCGGCAGAGGAAGAACAATTCCGCACGGAGGTTCGGGAGTTCCTGGAAGAGAACCTCACGGAGGACCTGCGTTCGGCCGGGCGTCTGCAAACGAGTGTGTACAGCGACCATGAGGCGAGCCTGCAATGGCAGGCGATCCTGCATGAGAAGGGATGGGCCGCGCCGGCGTGGCCGGTGAAGTACGGTGGGCAGCCCTGGACTGTCGCGCAGCACTACATCTTCGCGGTCGAGTCCATGATTGCCGGGGCGCCCGCCCTGTCGCCCATGGGTATTCGGATGGTTGCGCACGCTATCGTCAAGTTCGGCACCCAGGAGCAGAAAGACTTCTTCCTGCCCCGCATCCTGACCGGCGAGGTGTTTTTCTGCCAGGGATACAGCGAACCGGAATCCGGCTCCGACCTGGCGTCATTGCAGATGTCGGCGGTCGCCGACGGCGATGACTTCATTCTCAATGGTTCTAAGATCTGGACAACCCATGCCCGCGAAGCGAATTGGATGTTCGCCCTCGTTCGTACCACCAAGGGCCTGAAGAAGCAGCTCGGTATCACCTTCATCCTCATCGACTTCACCTCGCCCGGAATCGATGTGAAGCCACTGGTGATGAGCTCGGGAGAGGAGGTGCAGAACGTCGTCTTCTTCGACAACGTGCGAGTGCCCAAAGCGAATGTCCTCGGTGAGGTCGACGAGGGGTGGACTGTCGCGAAGTACCTTCTCGAGTTCGAGCGTGGCGGTGGGGCAGTGGCGCCCATGCTGCAGGTGGGTCTCGATCAGTTGAGCACCGCAGCCCAATCAGTACCCACCGAAAATGGCACCCTGGCAGCAGATCCCCTGTTCCGCGCCAAGCTCGCCGATCTCGCGATTCGTGTCGACGTGTTGGAAGTTCTTGAGCATCGAGTGCTGGCGGTTGTTGCCGGTGGCGGTAACCCCGGCACCGCATCCTCGATGCTGAAAATCCTTGGCACCGAACTTTCTCAAGCATTGACCACGCTCACGCTGGAGGCCGCCGGTCCGCGCGGTCGTGTGTATCAGCCCCATGTCACGAAGCCGGGTGGTCCGGTGGTCGAGTACACCCCGCCCGCCGACGGTTACCACAGCGGTGAGTTGTGGCAGGCGGTGGCACCGCTGCATTACTTCAACGATCGAGCTGGATCAATTTACGCCGGTTCCAACGAGATTCAACGCAACATCCTCGCCAAGGCCCAACTGGGTCTCTGACAGACAAGAGCGAATATCACCATGGATTTCAACCTCACCGACGAACAGCAACTCCTCAAGAATTCTGTCTCGGACTTCCTGTCTCACCGCTACGCCCTGGATACCAGTCGACGCGCGGCGCGCTCGAGTGTCGGCTGGCAGCCGCAGGTATGGAAATCCTTCGCCGAGGAGCTCGGCATTCTCGGCGCACCACTGCCCGAGGACCGCGGTGGTCTGGGTGGGGGCGCAGAGGAAGTTCTTGTCATCGCCGAAGTGCTCGGGCAGCATCTGGTGGTCGAGCCATTCATCGGCACCGTGGTTCTCGGCGGCGGGCTGCTACGGCGCTCGAGCAGCGACCTTGCCGCAGAACTCGTCGGCGGTATTGCGGCCGGCGATGTTGTCACCGGATTTGCGGCCCTGGAGCCGACTTCCGGCCAGTCGTTTCATTCCGTGCGGACCACCGCGCGCCGTGAAGGACAGGACTGGGTACTCGACGGCGAGAAGATCGTGGTCAGTGACGCACCGCTCGCCACCCATCTGATTATCACCGCACGGACCTCCGGTGCTGACGCAGACACCGCGGGTCTCACGCTATTCGCGATACCGTTCGATCCCGTTGATCCGCCGCCGGGGGTAGACGCACACCACTACCGGACGATCGATGACCATCACGCCAGCGATCTGGTGATAGCCGGCCTGCGCGTGCCGGATTCGGCGCGTATCTCGGAGGTGGACGAGGCGTGGCCGCTGATCGATGCCGCACTCGACGAGGCCACAGCCGCCACCGTGGCCGAGGCGGTGGGGATGTTGCGCAAGGTCCTAGCCGACACGGTGGAATACACCAAGCAGCGTCAACAGTTTGGCGTAGCCATCTCCAATTTCCAAGCGCTGCAACACCGCATGGTGAATATGCATATCGAGGTCGAGCAGGCGGTCGCGGCCTCCTATCTGGCCTCGCTCAATCTCGACGGCGCGCGCCGCACCCGGGCGGTGTCGGCCGCCAAGGCGACTATCGCGCGTGCGGCCAGGCTGGTGGGGCAGGAGGCCGTTCAGTTGCACGGCGGCATGGGCATGACCGAGGAGCTCGCCATCGGACATTACTTCAAGCGTCTCACCGTGATTGAGTCGGAATTCGGGAACCGAGACTTCCACACCACGCGGTATCAGCACGCGCGCGACTAGATCTATCCGACGAGATTGATCACCAGATTGATCGTGCACGCAATGATCACGGTGCCGTAGACGTAGCTGAATAGACAGTGTTTCAAGACCACATCGCGGATATGCGACTCGGTGACGGCGGTGTCAGACACCTGGTACGTCATGCCGAGATTGAAGGAGAAGTAGTAGAAGTCGACGTAGCGCGGCGGCACGGTGGAATTGAAGTCGATTCCACCGGGGATGTCCTGGTAATAGATCCGCGCGTATCGAGCGGCGTAAATCGTGTGCAGCATCGCCCACACGGTCAGGATCGCTCCGATGCACAGGCCCGCGTAAATACCCTTGTCCTCGTCATTGGCGGAGATCAGAAGTATTCCGATCGCGGACAGGCTGGCGACCAGGACCAGCAGCATTGCCACATCGCCGAGCTCGTCGTCCATGTCCTCGCTGCTCGCGCGGGCACGTGTCTGGTCCGGATCCATTGGCCACAAGACAATCAGCGCCCATACGACACTGATGGCCGCGGCGACGATTACCACCGCGAGCAGGGCAACCTGCCAGCGCTGCAACAGCGTCCACGTCAGGATGCCGGCCGCCAACCCCACCACGAGTGCGATCCAGAATCGTCTGGTGCCGGTCATGGACCCTCC contains:
- a CDS encoding TetR/AcrR family transcriptional regulator; the protein is MPSPAGRSYSGLPADERLARRRRQLLEVGLDILGAPDGPGDLTLRAVCQRSGLAQRYFYESFADKDDFAVAIFDWAVEGLASTVEAEVAAAPPRLQVRAGITSVVRVINADRRIGQLLYSPSQVNPVLVRKRFEATAMFVSLFAQHLRDWFRRDDQGNLPVLAHFIIGGVGQAVAAWLHQDVAVGEDELIEQLVEMLLAHGPERSAQL
- a CDS encoding acyl-CoA dehydrogenase family protein; translated protein: MDLAFSAEEEQFRTEVREFLEENLTEDLRSAGRLQTSVYSDHEASLQWQAILHEKGWAAPAWPVKYGGQPWTVAQHYIFAVESMIAGAPALSPMGIRMVAHAIVKFGTQEQKDFFLPRILTGEVFFCQGYSEPESGSDLASLQMSAVADGDDFILNGSKIWTTHAREANWMFALVRTTKGLKKQLGITFILIDFTSPGIDVKPLVMSSGEEVQNVVFFDNVRVPKANVLGEVDEGWTVAKYLLEFERGGGAVAPMLQVGLDQLSTAAQSVPTENGTLAADPLFRAKLADLAIRVDVLEVLEHRVLAVVAGGGNPGTASSMLKILGTELSQALTTLTLEAAGPRGRVYQPHVTKPGGPVVEYTPPADGYHSGELWQAVAPLHYFNDRAGSIYAGSNEIQRNILAKAQLGL
- a CDS encoding acyl-CoA dehydrogenase family protein, giving the protein MDFNLTDEQQLLKNSVSDFLSHRYALDTSRRAARSSVGWQPQVWKSFAEELGILGAPLPEDRGGLGGGAEEVLVIAEVLGQHLVVEPFIGTVVLGGGLLRRSSSDLAAELVGGIAAGDVVTGFAALEPTSGQSFHSVRTTARREGQDWVLDGEKIVVSDAPLATHLIITARTSGADADTAGLTLFAIPFDPVDPPPGVDAHHYRTIDDHHASDLVIAGLRVPDSARISEVDEAWPLIDAALDEATAATVAEAVGMLRKVLADTVEYTKQRQQFGVAISNFQALQHRMVNMHIEVEQAVAASYLASLNLDGARRTRAVSAAKATIARAARLVGQEAVQLHGGMGMTEELAIGHYFKRLTVIESEFGNRDFHTTRYQHARD
- a CDS encoding DUF1345 domain-containing protein, which encodes MTGTRRFWIALVVGLAAGILTWTLLQRWQVALLAVVIVAAAISVVWALIVLWPMDPDQTRARASSEDMDDELGDVAMLLVLVASLSAIGILLISANDEDKGIYAGLCIGAILTVWAMLHTIYAARYARIYYQDIPGGIDFNSTVPPRYVDFYYFSFNLGMTYQVSDTAVTESHIRDVVLKHCLFSYVYGTVIIACTINLVINLVG